One stretch of Pirellulales bacterium DNA includes these proteins:
- a CDS encoding DUF1549 and DUF1553 domain-containing protein, with protein sequence MQESRSHQWMRIATLALLVALRGGVAALAEERAPQNATQPAPASGSAQSDADVVGTIDRLIATAWKDAEVSPSDMATDAEWCRRVYLDLVGRIPSLEELQQFAADKAKERRTKLVDRLLESDDYIYHQASVWTVMLIGRTGGTEPRTLVSRDGMQKYLRDSLAANKPYDVMVRELITATGVNKPGEEGFNGAVNFLLDNLDADGVQATAKTSRLFLGLQVQCTQCHNHPFNEWKQNQFWGMNAFFRQTRPLRTREGNDILSVQLVDEDFPGQDRPPRDSIGADGQVHDAVKEAAIYYDTREATLIAAFPTFVDGTEIGHSGYVTDVNRRQELSRLVIESEYLAPAIVNRIWSQYLGYGFTRPVDDMGPHNPASHPELLEFLAVQFQAHGYDLKRLARWVVLSRPYGLSSRGGKGNAVDDPTSGETPLFSRFYLRQMTAEQLYESLLVATAADKATGSNFDERQRVKQQWLAQFTVEFGTDENEEANTFNGTIPQALMMMNGALMRDATACKPGTFLHETATGKLDDDKKVEQLYLAALSRRPKGNEVALASKLLAARKGNVPAAMEDIWWVLLNSNEFILVH encoded by the coding sequence ATGCAAGAATCGCGCAGCCATCAATGGATGCGGATCGCCACGTTGGCATTGCTCGTCGCCTTACGCGGCGGTGTCGCGGCGCTGGCCGAGGAGCGCGCCCCGCAGAATGCGACGCAGCCCGCGCCGGCCAGCGGATCGGCGCAGAGCGACGCGGACGTGGTGGGCACGATCGATCGTCTGATCGCCACGGCCTGGAAAGACGCAGAAGTTTCGCCGTCGGACATGGCCACCGACGCAGAGTGGTGCCGCCGGGTCTATCTGGATCTGGTCGGGCGGATTCCGTCGCTCGAAGAGCTGCAACAATTCGCCGCGGACAAGGCCAAGGAGCGGCGGACCAAGCTCGTCGATCGCCTGCTTGAATCGGACGACTACATATACCACCAGGCCTCGGTTTGGACGGTAATGCTCATCGGGCGGACCGGCGGGACCGAACCGCGGACGCTCGTCAGCCGCGACGGAATGCAGAAGTATTTGCGCGATTCGCTGGCGGCCAACAAACCTTACGACGTGATGGTCCGCGAGTTGATCACCGCCACGGGCGTGAACAAGCCGGGCGAGGAAGGATTCAACGGCGCCGTCAATTTCCTGCTCGATAATCTCGACGCCGACGGCGTGCAGGCCACGGCGAAAACCTCGCGGCTGTTCCTGGGCCTGCAGGTGCAATGCACGCAGTGCCACAACCATCCGTTCAACGAATGGAAGCAGAATCAGTTCTGGGGCATGAATGCCTTTTTCCGGCAGACGCGCCCGCTGCGCACCCGGGAAGGAAATGACATCCTCTCGGTACAGTTGGTCGACGAGGACTTTCCGGGCCAGGACCGTCCGCCCCGCGACAGTATCGGCGCCGATGGCCAGGTGCACGACGCGGTCAAAGAGGCGGCGATCTACTATGACACGCGCGAAGCGACGTTGATCGCGGCGTTTCCCACGTTTGTCGATGGTACGGAGATCGGCCACAGCGGCTATGTCACCGACGTCAACCGTCGGCAGGAGTTGAGCCGGCTGGTCATCGAATCGGAATACCTGGCCCCGGCGATCGTCAATCGCATCTGGAGCCAGTATCTGGGCTACGGGTTTACCCGTCCGGTTGACGACATGGGTCCGCACAACCCGGCTTCGCACCCGGAATTGCTCGAATTTCTCGCCGTGCAGTTCCAGGCGCACGGCTACGATCTCAAGCGTTTGGCACGCTGGGTCGTGCTGAGCCGGCCGTATGGACTGTCGAGCCGGGGCGGCAAGGGCAACGCCGTGGACGACCCGACCAGCGGCGAAACGCCGTTGTTTTCGCGATTCTATCTCCGCCAGATGACGGCCGAACAGCTCTACGAGTCGCTGCTCGTGGCGACGGCGGCCGACAAGGCCACGGGCAGCAATTTTGACGAGCGGCAACGGGTCAAGCAGCAGTGGTTGGCCCAATTCACCGTCGAATTCGGGACCGATGAGAACGAAGAGGCCAACACGTTCAACGGCACGATTCCACAGGCCTTGATGATGATGAACGGCGCCCTGATGCGCGACGCGACGGCCTGCAAACCCGGCACTTTTCTGCACGAGACGGCCACCGGCAAGCTGGACGACGACAAGAAAGTCGAACAGCTCTACCTGGCGGCCTTGTCGCGCAGGCCGAAGGGGAACGAAGTGGCCCTGGCCAGCAAGCTGTTGGCGGCCCGTAAGGGGAATGTGCCCGCGGCCATGGAAGATATTTGGTGGGTGCTGTTGAACAGTAATGAGTTTATCCTGGTGCATTAA
- a CDS encoding ABC transporter ATP-binding protein/permease — translation MGNFGRALRLALTHRGVCVASLVCALLVGVLWGGNIAAVYPFVEVAFKGRSLQDWLHEEIAKVRGEEAAAAAVVARLDGEIAAATDDATRARLTGERRDSDYERRAAQESLHWYELVQPTIDAWLPSTPFATLAVITLFLLVGTLVKSAFFILHSVLVSRMTQSAIHALRKEFFRRSLRMDLASFHVDGSSELMSRFTYDMESLAGGMRELLGKAVREPLKMLACLAGAAFICWRLLLLSLVIAPVAALLINRLGKMLKRANRKAMEEMSQLYGLLEETFQGIKVVKAFTMERYERRRFFANSKQYYFKSMKIARYDALTRPLTEVMGIATICLALLAGAYLVLNQETHLMGIRMSSRPLSLSSLLVFYALLAGVSDPFRKLSEVFGRITRASAAADRIYAMLDREPSVRDSSTPVALPRHNRDLTFDAVSFAYQPGVPVLSEIHLQIAAGETVAIVGPNGCGKSTLVNLVPRFFDPVSGVVRLDGVDLRDVRQRDLRRQIGLVTQETLLFDDTVYNNIRYGSPRATREEIIAAAEQAHAHRFIVDKLERGYETMVGSHGSMLSGGQRQRIALARAILRDPALLILDEATSQIDLESEQLIHQVLEQFTRGRTTLIITHRLSTLALADRIVVMDGGRIEVTGTHQELLHRSPLYARLHELQFRKIA, via the coding sequence ATGGGTAATTTTGGACGCGCCTTGCGGTTGGCGCTGACGCACCGCGGGGTCTGTGTGGCCTCGCTGGTTTGCGCACTGCTGGTCGGTGTGCTTTGGGGCGGCAACATCGCAGCCGTCTACCCGTTCGTCGAAGTGGCCTTCAAGGGACGCTCGCTGCAGGATTGGCTGCACGAGGAGATCGCCAAAGTTCGAGGCGAAGAAGCGGCCGCGGCCGCGGTCGTCGCGCGGCTCGACGGCGAGATCGCCGCGGCGACCGACGACGCGACGCGCGCACGGTTGACCGGCGAGCGCCGCGACTCCGATTACGAGCGCCGCGCGGCCCAGGAGAGCTTGCACTGGTACGAGCTGGTGCAGCCGACGATCGATGCCTGGCTGCCCTCGACGCCGTTCGCCACGCTGGCGGTAATCACGTTGTTCTTGCTGGTGGGGACGCTGGTCAAAAGCGCCTTCTTCATTCTTCATTCGGTGCTCGTGTCGCGGATGACGCAATCGGCGATTCATGCGCTGCGCAAGGAATTCTTCCGGCGCAGCCTGCGGATGGACCTGGCCAGTTTCCACGTCGACGGCTCGAGCGAGTTGATGAGCCGCTTTACCTACGACATGGAAAGCCTGGCCGGCGGCATGCGCGAATTGCTGGGCAAGGCCGTGCGCGAGCCGCTCAAAATGCTGGCCTGTCTGGCCGGCGCTGCGTTTATCTGTTGGAGGTTGCTGTTGTTGTCGCTGGTCATCGCGCCAGTGGCCGCGCTGTTGATCAACCGGCTGGGCAAAATGCTCAAACGGGCCAACCGCAAGGCGATGGAGGAAATGTCGCAGCTCTACGGGCTGCTCGAGGAGACGTTCCAGGGCATCAAGGTCGTCAAGGCGTTCACGATGGAGCGCTACGAGCGCCGGCGTTTCTTCGCCAACAGCAAACAGTACTACTTCAAGTCGATGAAGATTGCTCGGTACGACGCCCTGACCCGGCCGTTGACCGAGGTGATGGGCATCGCCACGATCTGCCTGGCGCTGTTGGCCGGGGCGTATCTGGTGCTGAACCAGGAAACGCATCTGATGGGCATCCGGATGAGCAGCCGGCCGCTCAGTTTGAGCTCGCTGCTGGTGTTCTACGCGCTGCTGGCCGGCGTGAGCGACCCGTTCCGCAAGCTGTCCGAGGTCTTCGGACGGATTACCCGGGCCTCGGCGGCAGCCGATCGAATCTATGCCATGCTCGATCGCGAACCGTCTGTGCGCGATTCGTCGACGCCGGTGGCGCTGCCGCGACACAATCGCGATCTGACGTTCGACGCAGTCAGCTTTGCCTACCAGCCGGGCGTGCCGGTGCTGAGCGAGATCCATTTGCAGATCGCCGCGGGCGAAACGGTGGCCATTGTCGGACCCAACGGCTGCGGCAAGAGCACGCTGGTCAACCTGGTGCCGCGGTTTTTCGACCCGGTAAGCGGCGTGGTGCGGCTCGACGGCGTCGACTTGCGCGACGTGCGGCAACGCGATTTGCGCCGCCAGATCGGCCTGGTCACCCAGGAGACGCTGCTCTTCGACGACACGGTCTACAACAACATCCGCTACGGCAGCCCCCGGGCGACCCGCGAGGAGATCATCGCGGCCGCCGAGCAGGCCCATGCCCATCGGTTCATCGTCGACAAGCTCGAGCGCGGCTACGAAACCATGGTCGGCAGCCACGGCAGCATGCTCTCGGGCGGCCAGCGGCAGCGGATCGCGCTGGCCCGGGCCATTTTGCGCGACCCGGCGCTGTTGATTCTCGACGAGGCGACGAGCCAGATCGACCTGGAAAGCGAGCAATTGATCCACCAGGTGCTCGAGCAATTCACCCGGGGTCGCACGACGCTGATCATTACCCATCGCCTGTCGACGCTGGCGTTGGCCGATCGGATCGTCGTGATGGACGGCGGGCGCATCGAAGTGACGGGCACCCATCAAGAGCTACTGCATCGCTCACCGCTCTATGCCCGGCTGCACGAGTTGCAGTTTCGCAAAATCGCCTAG
- a CDS encoding redoxin domain-containing protein, with protein MRFRIRPRLAAFWLPCLVSLGVIAAGSAGHAAEDPLVGRAIAGFTLPDFHGQSRSLADWDDSKLVVVAFLGNECPLARTYTPRLMKLADTYGPQGVAFVAINANVQDTLTEIADFVHAIKLDFPLLKDATGEVTDLFGAQRTPEVFVLDRERVVRYHGRVDDQFGVGVHRAKVQRADLAAALDDLLAGREVQVAATETPGCYIGRARRTPPTGSITYTKHVAAIFNRHCVECHRNEELAPFSLASYADLEAWTPTIGEVLRDGRMPPWFADPQYGVWANDCSLSAADKQLVLEWIDNGAPEGDPADLPPAPKFTTGWRIGHPDGTYSMKAPYTVPAEGVLDYQHFTVDPQFTEDKWIVAAEARPGNPAVVHHIVLFVVPRSAPDLEGSSDLSQIGGGGAGAQLLAIYAPGMPPWQYPAGGAMKVPKDSKFVLQMHYTTNGTEQTDLSSVGLKFADPKEVKQVVRNGMSINFGFEIPPGAANYKVTATSKFRKDTLVLQLFPHMHYRGKSFRIEAFYPDGAHEVLLDVPKYDFNWQLRYDLAQPKLMPKGTKMVSTAYYDNSADNPRNPDPTETVRFGLQSFEEMMVGYYTFIRPDEQPHAEEEVAATSPAGGD; from the coding sequence ATGCGCTTTCGCATTCGCCCACGGCTCGCTGCGTTCTGGTTGCCGTGCCTGGTTTCGTTGGGGGTCATCGCCGCCGGATCGGCCGGCCACGCTGCGGAAGACCCTCTCGTCGGCCGCGCGATCGCCGGCTTCACGCTGCCCGACTTTCACGGCCAGAGCCGTTCGCTGGCCGATTGGGACGACAGCAAGCTCGTCGTCGTCGCCTTTCTGGGCAACGAATGCCCCCTGGCTCGCACCTACACCCCACGGCTGATGAAGCTGGCTGACACGTACGGCCCGCAAGGCGTCGCCTTCGTGGCGATCAATGCCAACGTGCAAGACACGCTCACAGAAATCGCCGATTTCGTCCACGCGATCAAGCTCGACTTTCCGCTGCTGAAAGACGCCACGGGCGAGGTGACCGACCTGTTCGGCGCCCAGCGCACGCCCGAAGTCTTCGTGCTCGACCGCGAGCGCGTCGTCCGCTACCACGGTCGCGTCGACGATCAGTTCGGCGTCGGCGTGCATCGGGCCAAGGTCCAGCGCGCCGATCTGGCCGCGGCGCTCGACGATCTGCTGGCCGGCCGCGAGGTGCAGGTCGCCGCGACCGAAACTCCCGGCTGCTACATCGGCCGCGCGCGCCGCACGCCGCCCACCGGCTCGATCACCTACACCAAGCACGTCGCTGCGATCTTCAATCGCCACTGCGTCGAGTGTCACCGCAACGAAGAGCTCGCGCCGTTTTCGCTGGCCTCGTATGCCGACCTGGAAGCCTGGACCCCGACCATCGGCGAAGTGCTGCGCGATGGACGCATGCCTCCCTGGTTTGCCGATCCGCAATACGGCGTGTGGGCCAACGATTGCAGCCTGAGCGCGGCCGATAAGCAGTTGGTGCTCGAATGGATCGACAACGGCGCGCCCGAGGGTGATCCGGCCGACCTGCCGCCGGCGCCCAAATTCACGACCGGCTGGCGGATCGGACACCCCGACGGCACCTACTCGATGAAGGCGCCGTACACGGTGCCGGCCGAGGGCGTGCTCGACTATCAGCATTTCACCGTCGACCCGCAATTCACCGAGGACAAGTGGATCGTGGCGGCCGAGGCGCGCCCGGGGAACCCGGCCGTCGTGCACCACATCGTGCTGTTCGTGGTCCCGCGCAGCGCGCCCGACCTCGAAGGCTCGAGCGACCTGTCCCAAATCGGCGGCGGCGGCGCCGGCGCTCAGCTGTTGGCCATCTACGCCCCCGGTATGCCGCCTTGGCAGTATCCGGCCGGCGGAGCGATGAAGGTTCCCAAGGACTCGAAGTTCGTGCTCCAGATGCACTACACGACCAACGGCACCGAGCAGACCGATTTGAGCTCGGTGGGTCTGAAATTCGCCGATCCCAAAGAGGTCAAACAGGTCGTGCGCAACGGCATGTCGATCAACTTCGGCTTCGAGATTCCGCCTGGCGCGGCGAACTACAAGGTCACCGCCACCTCGAAGTTCCGCAAGGACACGCTCGTGTTGCAGTTGTTCCCGCACATGCACTATCGCGGCAAGTCGTTCCGCATCGAGGCGTTTTATCCTGACGGCGCCCACGAGGTGCTCCTCGATGTGCCGAAGTACGACTTCAACTGGCAATTGCGCTACGACCTGGCCCAACCCAAGCTGATGCCCAAGGGCACGAAAATGGTCAGCACGGCCTACTACGACAACTCGGCCGACAACCCGCGCAATCCCGACCCGACCGAGACGGTGCGCTTCGGGCTGCAATCGTTCGAAGAGATGATGGTTGGCTACTACACGTTCATCCGCCCCGACGAACAGCCCCACGCCGAAGAAGAAGTGGCCGCCACGAGCCCCGCAGGCGGCGATTGA
- a CDS encoding PQQ-binding-like beta-propeller repeat protein, with product MRRAQPAWLPSTRVSGSAPQTRRRVWFAAAQLLAFVVSTAVAADGADDPFPLADDLAVLASDVDSPAYRELVTQKMLITDLAAEWQRVETSDSAERFAAAHGGRDAVLADPHLNAAYERRQAIEARFLDLMREGYARYKTKPPFDRGATAEPAGSTQLADGAAGPALSIVPPVPDCTAQWPRFRGPTGQGETSTPRVPQRWSESESIRWRAALPGVGNSSPVLWNDHLFVTTAAADGTLRQLHALDRSTGAIRWSQTVPEQTPEQNVRDKNGHASSTPVTDGQRVIALFGTAGLVAYDFAGTLLWQHPLPEFRTTHGCAASPVLYGDTVILIHDQNQAESLFFALDKRDGRLLWQHARPKAMGWCTPVVIRVGDHDELVHASNGKLQGFDPATGEQLWSVDGPTVEVVPACVIGDDLLFCSSGRNGPTLAVRPGGRGDVTKTHLVWRAVRGGPHVPSPLYHAGRLYTVNDTGIVTCFDARTGKPVYQKRIRDTFSASPVLVGELIYLAAESGKTYVLPAGDRFEIVAENELSAPLLASPAVVGDALYLRTPAEVLCIAP from the coding sequence ATGCGGCGCGCACAACCAGCCTGGCTGCCATCGACACGTGTCTCCGGTAGCGCACCGCAAACACGACGGCGCGTTTGGTTCGCCGCCGCGCAATTGTTGGCGTTCGTCGTCAGCACGGCCGTAGCGGCCGACGGCGCCGATGACCCGTTTCCCTTGGCCGATGACCTGGCTGTCCTGGCGTCCGATGTCGACAGCCCCGCTTATCGCGAGCTCGTCACGCAGAAAATGCTCATCACCGACCTCGCGGCCGAATGGCAACGGGTCGAGACTTCGGACAGTGCCGAGCGCTTTGCGGCCGCGCACGGCGGGCGCGACGCCGTGCTGGCCGATCCGCACTTAAATGCCGCCTACGAGCGCCGTCAGGCGATCGAGGCCCGATTCCTCGACCTGATGCGCGAGGGCTACGCCCGCTACAAGACCAAGCCGCCGTTCGACCGCGGCGCCACGGCCGAGCCCGCCGGTTCGACACAACTCGCCGACGGCGCCGCGGGCCCTGCGCTTTCGATCGTGCCACCGGTGCCCGACTGCACGGCCCAATGGCCGCGCTTCCGCGGTCCCACGGGACAGGGCGAGACCAGCACGCCCCGGGTGCCGCAGCGCTGGAGCGAAAGCGAGTCGATTCGCTGGCGCGCTGCGCTCCCCGGCGTCGGCAACTCGTCGCCCGTCCTCTGGAACGACCACCTGTTCGTCACCACGGCCGCCGCCGACGGCACCCTGCGCCAGTTGCACGCCCTCGACCGTTCGACAGGCGCGATCCGCTGGTCGCAGACCGTGCCCGAGCAGACTCCCGAACAAAACGTCCGCGACAAGAACGGCCACGCCTCGTCGACGCCCGTCACCGACGGCCAGCGCGTGATCGCCCTGTTCGGCACCGCGGGGCTCGTGGCCTATGACTTCGCGGGCACGCTCCTCTGGCAGCATCCGCTGCCCGAGTTCCGCACCACGCACGGCTGCGCGGCGAGCCCCGTGCTGTACGGCGACACGGTCATCCTGATCCACGATCAGAACCAGGCCGAATCACTGTTCTTCGCCCTCGACAAGCGCGACGGCCGCCTGCTCTGGCAACACGCGCGACCCAAGGCGATGGGCTGGTGCACGCCGGTCGTGATCCGCGTCGGCGATCACGACGAGCTGGTTCACGCCAGCAACGGCAAGCTGCAGGGCTTCGACCCGGCCACGGGCGAGCAGCTCTGGTCGGTCGATGGCCCCACGGTCGAAGTCGTGCCGGCCTGCGTGATCGGCGACGACCTGCTGTTTTGCAGCTCGGGTCGCAACGGGCCCACGCTCGCCGTGCGCCCCGGCGGACGCGGCGACGTCACCAAGACGCATCTCGTCTGGCGGGCGGTGCGCGGCGGACCGCATGTCCCGTCGCCGCTGTATCACGCGGGCCGTCTCTACACGGTCAACGACACGGGCATCGTCACCTGCTTCGACGCCCGCACCGGCAAGCCCGTCTATCAAAAGCGCATTCGCGACACCTTCTCCGCGTCGCCGGTGCTGGTCGGCGAATTGATCTATCTCGCGGCCGAAAGCGGCAAGACCTACGTGCTGCCGGCCGGCGACCGCTTCGAAATCGTCGCCGAGAACGAACTCAGCGCGCCGCTGTTGGCCTCGCCGGCCGTCGTGGGCGACGCGCTCTACCTGCGCACGCCCGCCGAAGTGCTCTGCATCGCCCCCTGA
- a CDS encoding DUF1501 domain-containing protein produces MSRRHFMGHLAASGALALPAASLTASLRAHAADLKKRHKAAILLWMGGGPSTIDLFDMKPGAQTGGPFKPIATTGDVQICEHLPLLAKQMKHLSIVRSMSTREADHNRGRYYMHTGFVPNPNVLHPSYGAVLSHELADQVPELEIPPFISIGGPSEGPGFLGMAYAPFVVDSNGRVQNLGGGVEEDRLHERLAMLSELETSFVSQKRGGAAEDHQKILTKTVSLMSSQQMQAFRCEQEPEKVRERYGDSAFGRGCLMARRLIETGVTFVEVDFGGWDNHADIFTTLENRLPQLDQGMSALVEDLVERGLYEDTAVIWMGEFGRTPRINTDVGRDHFASAWSTVVGGAGLKPGIAVGTTDENGLRVTSDPYTSQDLMASICQALGIPLSKTFTSLNGRPMKIANGGRVIKELFA; encoded by the coding sequence ATGTCGCGTCGGCATTTCATGGGTCATCTCGCCGCCAGTGGGGCGCTGGCCCTGCCCGCCGCGAGTCTCACCGCGTCGCTGCGGGCCCATGCGGCCGACCTGAAGAAGCGCCATAAGGCGGCGATCTTGCTGTGGATGGGCGGCGGTCCGAGCACGATCGACCTGTTCGACATGAAGCCGGGCGCGCAGACGGGCGGTCCATTCAAGCCGATCGCGACCACCGGCGACGTGCAGATCTGCGAACACCTGCCGCTCTTGGCCAAGCAGATGAAGCACCTGTCGATCGTGCGCTCAATGAGCACCCGCGAGGCCGATCACAACCGCGGGCGGTATTACATGCACACCGGCTTCGTGCCGAACCCGAACGTGCTGCACCCCAGCTACGGCGCCGTGCTGAGCCACGAACTGGCCGACCAGGTGCCAGAGCTCGAGATTCCGCCGTTCATCTCGATCGGCGGTCCGAGCGAGGGGCCGGGCTTTCTGGGCATGGCCTACGCGCCGTTCGTCGTCGATTCCAACGGCCGGGTGCAGAATCTCGGCGGCGGGGTCGAGGAAGATCGGCTGCACGAGCGGCTCGCGATGCTCAGCGAGTTAGAGACGAGCTTCGTCTCGCAAAAACGCGGCGGCGCGGCCGAGGACCATCAGAAGATCCTCACTAAAACCGTTTCGCTGATGAGCAGCCAGCAGATGCAGGCGTTTCGCTGCGAACAGGAGCCCGAGAAGGTCCGCGAACGCTACGGCGACAGCGCGTTCGGCCGCGGCTGCTTGATGGCGCGTCGGCTGATCGAGACGGGCGTGACGTTCGTCGAGGTCGATTTCGGCGGCTGGGACAATCATGCCGACATCTTCACGACGCTCGAGAATCGCCTGCCGCAATTGGACCAGGGCATGAGCGCGCTGGTCGAAGACCTGGTCGAGCGCGGATTGTACGAAGACACGGCCGTGATCTGGATGGGTGAGTTCGGCCGGACGCCGCGGATCAACACCGACGTCGGACGCGATCACTTCGCCTCGGCCTGGAGCACCGTCGTCGGCGGCGCGGGCCTGAAGCCCGGCATCGCTGTCGGCACGACCGACGAGAATGGCCTGCGCGTGACCAGCGACCCGTACACCTCGCAGGACCTGATGGCCTCGATCTGCCAGGCGCTGGGCATCCCGTTGAGCAAGACGTTTACGAGCCTGAACGGGCGGCCGATGAAGATCGCCAACGGCGGCCGGGTGATCAAAGAGCTGTTCGCGTAA
- a CDS encoding MATE family efflux transporter, whose protein sequence is MPFSRVPVSFPLRSECCLTPQVDQGGSSFRPMLRLALPVLGEQFLYMLVAFSDLVLAGQFLGEQELAAMNLASYMLWLLQNLFVVVSIGATALVARLTGAGERELASQTTNQAVLLGGVMVVVLTVALWLGEGQLAAWMQLDGEPGRLARRYVWFLLPVLGAMMFESVGIACFRGAGDTATGLWIMLVVNLINVAIGWSLVRGAGPLPALGWDALALGTALGHGVGGLVVAALLVRGRSGLRLRLNEMRPDRRLIRRLLRVGLPGGLDVMSVIACQLWFVSLINRLGVLAAAAHGVAIRIESLAYLPGYAFQVSATTLAGQRLGAGDPRGALRGVLMSLATGGAVMVSGAVMFSLFPAALARIFVRDAESQVITTAVPLLRIVAVAMPALAVQMILTGALRGAGDTRWPWVFTLIGYLGVRIPLTYWLTTGLDWGVVGAWYAMAADLFCRGALVALRFLQGGWQRVRV, encoded by the coding sequence ATGCCATTCTCGCGCGTGCCGGTCTCGTTTCCGCTGCGCAGCGAGTGTTGCTTGACGCCGCAGGTCGATCAGGGTGGATCGTCTTTCCGGCCGATGCTGCGGCTGGCTCTGCCCGTATTGGGCGAGCAGTTTCTCTACATGCTCGTCGCGTTCAGCGATCTGGTGCTGGCCGGACAATTCCTGGGCGAACAGGAGCTGGCCGCGATGAACCTGGCCAGCTACATGCTGTGGCTGCTGCAGAATTTGTTCGTCGTGGTTTCGATCGGAGCGACCGCGCTGGTGGCGCGGCTCACGGGAGCCGGCGAGCGCGAGCTGGCGTCGCAGACCACCAACCAGGCCGTGCTCTTGGGCGGCGTGATGGTGGTCGTGCTGACCGTGGCGCTGTGGCTCGGCGAGGGACAACTGGCCGCTTGGATGCAGCTCGATGGCGAGCCGGGACGCCTCGCGCGGCGCTACGTGTGGTTCTTGCTGCCGGTGCTCGGGGCGATGATGTTCGAATCGGTCGGGATTGCCTGTTTCCGCGGCGCCGGCGACACGGCCACGGGCCTGTGGATCATGCTGGTCGTCAACCTGATCAACGTCGCGATCGGGTGGAGCCTGGTGCGCGGCGCGGGCCCTTTGCCGGCGCTGGGTTGGGACGCCCTGGCCCTGGGCACGGCGCTGGGCCACGGCGTAGGCGGCCTGGTCGTGGCGGCACTGCTGGTCCGGGGGCGCAGCGGCCTGCGGCTGCGGCTGAACGAAATGCGGCCTGACCGGCGCTTGATCCGCAGGCTGTTGCGCGTCGGATTGCCGGGTGGCCTGGATGTGATGAGCGTGATCGCGTGCCAGTTGTGGTTCGTGTCGCTCATCAATCGACTGGGAGTGCTGGCCGCGGCGGCGCACGGCGTGGCGATTCGCATCGAGTCGCTGGCCTACCTGCCCGGGTACGCGTTTCAGGTGTCGGCCACGACGCTCGCCGGGCAGCGGCTGGGCGCGGGCGATCCGCGCGGCGCGCTGCGCGGCGTGTTGATGTCGCTGGCGACGGGGGGCGCAGTGATGGTCTCCGGGGCGGTGATGTTTTCGCTGTTCCCGGCAGCTTTGGCGCGGATCTTCGTGCGTGATGCCGAAAGCCAGGTGATCACGACTGCGGTGCCGCTGCTGCGGATCGTGGCCGTGGCGATGCCGGCCTTGGCTGTGCAGATGATCCTGACCGGGGCCCTGCGCGGCGCGGGCGACACGCGGTGGCCCTGGGTGTTCACGCTGATCGGCTATCTCGGCGTGCGGATCCCGTTGACCTATTGGCTGACCACCGGGCTCGATTGGGGCGTGGTCGGGGCCTGGTATGCGATGGCGGCTGACTTGTTCTGCCGCGGCGCGCTGGTCGCGCTGCGGTTCTTGCAGGGAGGCTGGCAACGCGTGCGCGTGTAA